The bacterium genome contains the following window.
GCGCTGTTGCCGACGGTCTGTCCTTCGTCGCCGGCGACGATCAGCTCGGTTCCGCGATCCGGATCGCGACGATGCGCCCTGCCGGCGAGCTCCACGAGGAGCGCATATTCGAGCGGGCGAAGGTCCTGGACCTCGTCCACGACGATCGCCGCCGGACGGAAGGGCAGGCGATCCAACACGGCGTCCGCCGCGGCTTGCCCCTGCGCGAGATCCCGGACGAGGTTGAAGATCATCTCCTCGCGCGTTCCCGCGGCGCCCAGCGCGTCGGCCCCGATCGCCCTGAACACCCGCGCGGCGTCGCGCGCCGTCTTGGGCAGCCGGGACGCGCGCAGGCGCTCGTAGGCGTCGGGGGACAGCGGAATCCCGTCGCGGAGTTCATTGCCGGCGTCGGTCGGCAAGGCGCGGCCGAGCAGGAAGGCGTGAACTTCGTCGAGCAGCGCGTCGGGAGCGATGCGCCATGACCGGAGGCGATCCGCCGGGTAGCCGTCGAGCAATTCGCCGGTCCCGCTTCGGTCCCACGGCGCGGGCAGGCGATCGAACGCCCGGCCCGCCAAGAGCGCGACGAGCTGCGCGAAGGAGTACGCCTCGAAGTGCGCCGCGCTCGATCCGAGGTTCTCGAGAAACTCCCGCGCCCTCTGCGCCAGCGTGCTCGACTGCGTGACGTAGATCACGTGCGCGGCGTGGTCTTGAAGGGCGGCGAACAGCAGGGCGATCGTCTTGCCGGTCCCTGGATGCCCCTTGATGATGCGGGCCCGCCGAGCGCTTCTCGCCGCGTCCTGCTGTTGCGCCGTGAAGGGGGACTCCCAAGAGGACGCGGACTCTCCCAGGAGCTCGGCGGGGTCGATGCGGTCGTAGTCCCCCGGCAGGCCGGGGCTCAGTTGTTCATCCGTTTCGTCGTGGTGCCGCACGGCCCGGACGAGCGTCTCGCGGGCGCCGAATCCGCTCTCCTTCGCCGGGGAGACGGCGCTCGGCATCCACCAGAGGTAGAACTGATTGCCTCCCGTTCCGCCCAACGGCGTTCGACGCCAACCCTGGTTGCGTCCTCGGACCAGTTTGATTCGATTGGTCTCGCCGAACGCTTGAAGTTGGAGCAGCGCCCGCGCCAGATGCCGCCGAATGGACTGCGGCGCGGCGCCGTCGGTCCAGACGAGCATGTCCTCGTGCAGGAGCACGCGACGCCCTCTCGGCGTCTCGGGCTGCGGAGACGATGCGCGCCGCTCGACTTGCGGCGAGATAGCCGGCTCGGCCGTCGCGGGAGCTTCTTCCGACTTGGCGGCGTCGTCCTGCCTAGGACGCATCGCCTCCCGGATTCGCCGGGCCTGTCCCTCCGAAAGCTCGAACGTGTCCCTGATCTTGGACACCGGAATCCGCAGTTGGTTCGCCGTCTTGACGACGGCGTCGACTTCGACGTGGAGTTCCTGCGCGAGAACGCGGAGCGTGATCACCTGCTTCCCCCTGAGAGCGAAGACGGCCGCCCCCCCCCGAACGGGTCGCGGCCGGCGAGTCCGCGCGGCGAGACTCGCGCCGATTGTAGGTCCGAACCACGGCTCGGCGCGCCCAAAAGAGACGGCGCGGGGACGAGGCGGAGAGAAAGCCGCTTCACCGACGGCGAGCGCCCGCTCCGCGTCGCGCGGTCGCCTTCGGGCCCGACGCCGGACTCCGACGCAGCGGCGGGACGACGCGAACTGATCCGCGCCTGTATGATGACCGGGAGGGGGAAGTCGGATGTGGACGAGCGAGAAAGCGACGGCGACGGAGACGTCCCGCGACCGTCTTTGGTTCTTCGTCCTGCTCTGGACGGCGTACGGGATCTCCGTCGTTCTTCTGGCGCCGTACATCTTCGCGCAGGCCGCGGCGTGGACCCTCCTCCCGGCGAGGATCTTCGCGGCGGCGGCGCCGTTCTTCATCTGGTACTCGCGGCGGCATCGGAAGGAACTCGAGCGCGCCGACTTCCACATGATCTATCTGCCGTTCGTCGTCTGGTGGGCGGCGATGGTCGCCGTGCAGGTGGCGACCTGGCGCTTCTGCCAAGGACGCGCCGCGTTCGGCCCGTACGGGACGGACAAGAGCCTGTCGAACTTCGTCGTGGAGCCGGAGCTCGCGCTCCTCTTCGCCGGCCTGCCGCTGCTGCGGTTCGTCGTGCGCGACCAAGGAGCGCGGGACGCGATGGGACGGCGTCTGCGGATCCTCGCGGTCGTCGCCGCGGCGCTGGTCGCGGTCCTCGTTCCCGGGCTGCCGGAGTAGGCGCCGCGCGCGGGATTCGCCCGGGGGCCGCCGACGCGGCCGTCAGTCGGCGAGCAGGGCGAGCAGGTCGTCGCGGGTGAGGGCGGCCGCGGCGCCGGACTCGGCGCCGGAGAGGGCGGCCGCGGCGAGGGCGCGCTTGCGGTCCTGAAGGGCGAGCAGGCGCTCTTCGACCGTGTCCTTGGCCACGAGGCGGTGGACGAAGACCGGCTTCTCCTGGCCGATGCGGTGGGCGCGGTCGATCGCCTGGTCCTCGGCCGCGGGGTTCCACCACGGGTCGAGCAGGAAGACGTGGTCGGCGGCGGTGAGGTTGAGGCCGACGCCGCCCGCCTTGAGCGAGACGAGGAGCACCGGCGGTCCCTCGGGATCCTGGAACGAGCCGACGACGGCGCCGCGGTCGCGCGTCGCGCCGTCGAGGCGCGCGAAGGCGATCCCCGAACGCTCGAGATGCGGCTCGACGAGGTCGAGCAGCGACGTCCACTGCGAGAAGACGAGCGCCTTGTGCTCGTCGGCCACGACCGTCTCGAGACGCTCCATCAGCTCCGCGACCTTCGACGACGTCTCGGCGCTCCGGCCGGGGACGAGCGCCGGATGGCAGGCCGCCTGCCGCAGCCGCAGCAGCGCCTCGAGCGCGGCGAGCGTCGAGCCGCCGGCGTCCACGAGGCGCAGCGCCTCGGCGCGCGCCGCGGCGCGCACGGCGTCGTAGACGTCGCGCTCCTCGGACGACAGCTCGCAGGCCGCGGAGATCTCCGTGCGCGGCGGCAGCTCCGGCGCGACCTCGCGCTTGAGACGGCGCAGCGCGAACGGCTCGATCCGCGCGCGGAGCCGCGCGGCGGCCGCCGCGTCGCCGTCCTCGATCGGGCGCTCGACCCGCGCCTCGAAGTCGTCGCGCGTCCCGAGCAGGCCGGGGCAGGCGAACTGCATCACGCTCCAGAGCTCGGCGAGGCGGTTCTCGACCGGCGTGCCGGTCAGCGCGACGCGGAACTCGCCGCGCAGGCGGTGCGCGGCGCGGGCGGCCTGGCTGTCGGGGTTCTTGATCGCCTGCGCCTCGTCGAGCGCGACGACCTTCCAATCCACCGCGGCGAGCGCGTCGGCGTCGTTCCGCAGCAGCGCGTAGGTCGTCAGCGTCACGTCGGCCGCGGGGTCGAGCGCCCGCGCCGCGCCGTGGTGGACGTTCACCGTCAGCGCGGGGCGGAACCGCTTGATCTCCGCTTCCCAATTGAAGAGGACGCTCGCCGGGCAGACGACGAGCGTCGGCCGCTCGAAGACGCAGATCGCCTGCAGCGTCTTGCCCAGCCCCATGTCGTCGGCGAGCAGCCCGCCGAGGCGCGCCCGCTTGAGGAAGGCGAGCCAATCGACGCCGCGCCGCTGGTACGGGCGCAGCTCCGCGGCGAGGTCGGGCGGCGCCGGCGCCGCGGGCAGCCCCGCGAAGTCGTCGGCGAGGGCGCGCAGTTCGGCGAAGCCGGGCGGCGGCGGGGCGCCGATCTCCTCGCAGAGGCGCGCGAGGTCGGGGAGCGCGGCGCGCGGCAACGCGCCGCCGTTGGCGTTCTTCGCGGCGAGGATGTCGGCGACGAGCGCGCCGTGCGCGGCGAGCCACGCCGCGGGCAGCGGCGCGTAGCCGCCGTCCTCGAGCGGCACGTAGTGGTCGCCGCGCCGCCAGACGGCGACGACGAGCTCGGGGCGCGCGCGCCGTTCGGCGCCGTCCTCGCCGGGGCTGGCGAAGGCGATCTCGACGTCGTCGCCGCGCGGCGCGAGGCGCGGCGCGAGCGGCGGGGCGAGGAAGAGGCGGCGGTGCGCGTCGCCGACGACCTCGCCGTCCCAGCGGCGCAGCCGCTCGGCGAAGGCGATCGCCGCCTCGTCGGCGAAGGTCCGCTCGATCTCGGGGACGAGGTCGAGCGCGTCGGCGAGCCGCCGCGCCGCTTCGCGCTCCGCCTCCTCGTCGCGCACCGGCAGCGGCCCGGCGATGTGCGCGACGCGGCCGTCCTCGATCCGCGCCGTCGCCGGGCGGCCGTAGACGATCCACGCCGTCGCCGCGAGCCGTCCTTCGCTCTCGCGCGTCTCGACGACGATCCGCGGCGCGAGCTTGGCGACGCCGGGAAGACGGGTCGCGACGATCTCGACGGGACAACGTTCGGCGAGCGAGGGGATGATCGTCGAGACGAGCTCGCCGACCTCGCGCCGCGTGAAGTGCCGCCCGCGCGGCAGCCGCTCCCGCTCCGGCGCGTTGAGCCTGATCGGCGCGAGCGGGCGGAGCGTCGCGCCGAGACGCGCCGCGGCGGGGAAGAACTCGTCGATCGCGCGGTTGCGCACGACGACGAGCCGGAAGCCGTCCCCTTGGTCCTCGACCCGCGCCACGACCGGCTCGACCGGCCGCGCGAGGACGCGCACCGGCTGGTCCTCGAAGCGGACGTCGAGCGCGTCGTCGGCGAGGAGCGGGAAGAGGCGCGGCACGACCTCGCGCGGCAGGATCCCCTCGCGCCAGCCTTCCATCGCGCGCTCCACGGCGAGGTCCTTCGCGCCGGCGGCGACGGCGATCTCGCCGCGTCCTTTCGCGAGGAAGGCGAGGCGCGCCGTCAGCGGCGTCTCGCCTTCGGCGGAGACGAGGACGCGGCGTTAGGCGAGTT
Protein-coding sequences here:
- a CDS encoding DEAD/DEAH box helicase, whose product is MERAMEGWREGILPREVVPRLFPLLADDALDVRFEDQPVRVLARPVEPVVARVEDQGDGFRLVVVRNRAIDEFFPAAARLGATLRPLAPIRLNAPERERLPRGRHFTRREVGELVSTIIPSLAERCPVEIVATRLPGVAKLAPRIVVETRESEGRLAATAWIVYGRPATARIEDGRVAHIAGPLPVRDEEAEREAARRLADALDLVPEIERTFADEAAIAFAERLRRWDGEVVGDAHRRLFLAPPLAPRLAPRGDDVEIAFASPGEDGAERRARPELVVAVWRRGDHYVPLEDGGYAPLPAAWLAAHGALVADILAAKNANGGALPRAALPDLARLCEEIGAPPPPGFAELRALADDFAGLPAAPAPPDLAAELRPYQRRGVDWLAFLKRARLGGLLADDMGLGKTLQAICVFERPTLVVCPASVLFNWEAEIKRFRPALTVNVHHGAARALDPAADVTLTTYALLRNDADALAAVDWKVVALDEAQAIKNPDSQAARAAHRLRGEFRVALTGTPVENRLAELWSVMQFACPGLLGTRDDFEARVERPIEDGDAAAAARLRARIEPFALRRLKREVAPELPPRTEISAACELSSEERDVYDAVRAAARAEALRLVDAGGSTLAALEALLRLRQAACHPALVPGRSAETSSKVAELMERLETVVADEHKALVFSQWTSLLDLVEPHLERSGIAFARLDGATRDRGAVVGSFQDPEGPPVLLVSLKAGGVGLNLTAADHVFLLDPWWNPAAEDQAIDRAHRIGQEKPVFVHRLVAKDTVEERLLALQDRKRALAAAALSGAESGAAAALTRDDLLALLAD